A region from the Variovorax sp. V93 genome encodes:
- a CDS encoding LysE family translocator, whose protein sequence is MTLDTLLIYVVASLALAVIPGPTMLLALSNGIDGGMRRASWGIAGASLGSVTLIAVVALGLGSLLAASELLFNAIRAAGVAYLVWLGVKLWRSEAADLGAALAKSAIEVRPHGRVALMRSLLVALSNPKTVLFFAAFLPQFIDITRPQGAQYLLLGSIFVALDTCVMLAYAAAGTQAVRWLSRRGLRALNRSCAAGMWLLAATLAFWRRPGT, encoded by the coding sequence ATGACCCTCGACACCCTGCTCATCTACGTCGTCGCCTCGCTCGCCCTGGCCGTGATCCCCGGCCCGACGATGCTGCTGGCGCTGTCCAACGGCATCGACGGGGGCATGCGCCGCGCGAGCTGGGGCATTGCCGGTGCGTCGCTCGGGAGCGTCACGCTGATCGCGGTGGTAGCGCTCGGACTCGGTTCGCTGCTGGCCGCATCGGAACTGCTCTTCAATGCGATCCGTGCGGCGGGTGTCGCCTACCTGGTCTGGCTCGGCGTCAAGCTGTGGCGCAGCGAAGCGGCCGACCTCGGCGCGGCGCTGGCCAAGTCGGCCATCGAGGTCCGCCCGCACGGCCGCGTCGCGCTCATGCGCAGCCTGCTCGTGGCGCTGTCGAACCCCAAGACCGTGCTGTTCTTCGCGGCCTTTTTGCCGCAGTTCATTGACATCACCCGGCCGCAGGGCGCGCAGTACCTGCTGCTCGGCTCGATCTTCGTGGCGCTCGACACCTGCGTGATGCTGGCCTACGCGGCCGCCGGAACGCAGGCCGTGCGCTGGCTTTCGCGCCGCGGCCTCAGGGCGCTGAACCGCAGCTGCGCGGCCGGCATGTGGCTGCTGGCGGCCACGCTGGCCTTCTGGCGCCGTCCGGGCACCTGA